The following proteins come from a genomic window of Trypanosoma brucei gambiense DAL972 chromosome 1, complete sequence:
- a CDS encoding kinesin heavy chain, putative, whose product MQTSRPSADNVHVSCRFRPLSSGERNGGLCVHLEGSNHVVCRVQSCQRLGRSNGAPRQQPIPCNPVGGDGFNRFPSADTAVDQYRFSFARVYPPEVGQDEIYNEVARPIVKDVMKGYNGTLLVYGQTGSGKTHTMFGAGEAVGRERSGTISTALYGTAGDDRGPVRAQGGRANVNAGIIPRAVNQIFDMIHSADEALEFEIRAMFVEVYMERVRDLLDHGNLNLQVREGPSGFYVENCKLPYVSSAEEMMQLINSGVCRRVTAATACNEASSRSHCVLNITVKSVNHTKHVATVGKLFLVDLAGSEKVAKTHVDGMQLEEAKMINKSLTTLGHVIMSLADKQAHVPYRDSKLTRILKDSLGGNSRTALVVCCSPSQFNDQETLSTLRFGARAQNVCNVAIVNKQLTAEELKGMLDLARVEIKRLRKLLHDMGVTVPSNGNHGGEEISDCFSGVAESSCGGETFATRVASPCDTAVPGPHSEASAVGHLEEADAVINADGVVDESSVNEGDVVRRGIYDELSREGISPDVSHLHDNPCVSQGTTEAIRNQLAEQAALIKLLREENAVWEEEHMIAVRELYGYRRYAEHCREVLGEVSITGDVVSRRISSYRERVLAIVAKLCSHSDTTEDNLATQCNEYPNQIKEGRPSVELGATRETCSSVSNNLSQPLLSSHISSPTTMCSLPALGDGTAGNNNTITGSMELACASVESPNGDTLQIRKNYEELQGRLARAMDEIERLQSTNSVLSLDLQLAEKRLQIRHERIESLKFGLRQESASNQELQQSLERQMSAHRTQLQAARNDALYWRQRYDDLLSHCHTSSSSSRKPRATHISPIRRRSLTPTLEGVLVARSPSARAPPSSVATSPGRGVIVKPIRGGGSKLEHAFA is encoded by the coding sequence ATGCAAACATCGCGACCATCTGCCGATAATGTCCACGTTTCGTGTAGGTTTCGACCCCTTAGTTCAGGTGAGCGGAATGGCGGGTTGTGTGTTCATCTCGAGGGGTCCAATCATGTCGTCTGCAGAGTTCAATCTTGTCAGCGGCTCGGGCGGTCCAATGGAGCCCCAAGGCAGCAACCGATTCCCTGCAACCCGGTAGGTGGAGATGGCTTCAACCGATTTCCCTCTGCAGACACTGCAGTTGATCAATATCGTTTTTCCTTCGCGCGTGTTTACCCACCAGAGGTGGGGCAGGACGAAATTTATAATGAGGTTGCACGTCCCATAGTGAAGGATGTAATGAAGGGTTACAATGGAACTTTGCTTGTTTACGGCCAAACGGGAAGTGGGAAGACGCATACCATGTTTGGTGCTGGTGAAGCAGTGGGTagggaaagaagtggaaCCATCAGCACAGCTTTATACGGCACCGCTGGCGATGACCGTGGACCCGTACGAGCACAGGGCGGACGTGCGAATGTTAATGCGGGTATCATCCCCCGTGCCGTCAATCAAATCTTTGATATGATCCATAGTGCTGACGAGGCGTTAGAATTTGAGATACGAGCAATGTTCGTTGAGGTGTACATGGAGCGTGTTCGAGATCTTCTTGACCATGGAAACCTCAATCTTCAGGTACGTGAGGGCCCTTCAGGTTTTTATGTGGAAAATTGTAAGTTACCGTACGTGTCAAGCGCAGAGGAGATGATGCAGCTTATCAACTCAGGCGTGTGTCGCAGAGTTACCGCGGCCACAGCCTGCAATGAAGCGAGCAGCCGTAGCCACTGTGTGTTGAACATCACAGTTAAGAGTGTCAACCACACGAAGCACGTTGCAACTGTTGGGAAACTGTTTCTGGTTGACCTTGCGGGGAGTGAAAAAGTTGCCAAGACCCATGTGGATGGAATGCAGctggaagaagcaaaaatgataaaCAAGTCACTCACAACTCTTGGTCATGTGATCATGAGCCTAGCAGACAAACAGGCCCACGTGCCGTACCGTGACAGCAAACTTACACGAATCCTCAAAGACTCTCTTGGAGGAAATTCACGAACGGCACTTGTAGTGTGCTGTAGTCCTTCACAATTTAATGATCAGGAGACGTTATCAACATTGCGCTTTGGAGCGCGCGCACAGAACGTTTGCAACGTAGCGATTGTCAATAAACAACTTACCGCGGAGGAGCTGAAGGGTATGCTGGACCTTGCCCGAGTGGAGATAAAGAGACTTCGAAAGCTGCTCCATGATATGGGTGTCACTGTTCCCAGTAACGGAAACCACGGTGGTGAGGAGATTAGTGACTGTTTTAGTGGCGTTGCTGAATCTTCCTGTGGAGGCGAGACTTTCGCAACTCGCGTCGCAAGCCCGTGCGACACTGCAGTTCCGGGCCCACATTCTGAAGCGTCGGCGGTGGGGCATCTGGAAGAAGCAGACGCTGTTATTAATGCCGACGGGGTGGTGGATGAGAGCTCCGTAAATGAGGGGGATGTGGTGCGGCGAGGGATTTACGATGAATTGTCGAGGGAGGGTATAAGTCCGGATGTTAGTCACCTGCACGACAACCCGTGTGTGTCTCAAGGAACTACCGAAGCTATTCGTAACCAATTAGCCGAACAAGCAGCGCTGATTAAATTGTTGAGGGAGGAGAACGCCGTTTGGGAAGAGGAACACATGATCGCTGTACGAGAATTGTATGGCTACAGACGCTACGCCGAGCATTGCCGCGAGGTCTTGGGCGAGGTGAGCATTACGGGGGATGTTGTATCTCGACGTATTTCTTCATACAGAGAACGAGTTCTCGCTATTGTCGCAAAGCTTTGCAGTCATTCGGATACAACAGAAGATAATTTAGCCACACAGTGCAATGAGTACCCTAACCAGATTAAGGAGGGGCGACCCTCGGTTGAATTGGGAGCAACACGCGAGACTTGTTCTTCGGTTTCTAACAACCTTTCCCAACCCTTGTTATCATCTCATATAAGCAGTCCGACAACTATGTGTTCCTTACCAGCTCTTGGTGACGGTACTgcaggaaataataatacaatCACTGGGTCGATGGAACTTGCATGTGCTAGTGTTGAGTCCCCGAATGGAGACACCCTTCAAATCCGAAAAAACTATGAAGAGTTGCAGGGGCGTCTGGCACGCGCAATGGATGAAATTGAGAGGCTTCAAAGCACCAATAGTGTTTTATCATTGGATTTGCAGTTGGCGGAGAAACGGCTCCAAATTCGCCACGAACGCATTGAAAGCCTGAAGTTTGGGTTACGTCAGGAGTCTGCAAGTAACCAAGAGCTGCAGCAGAGTTTGGAAAGGCAAATGTCTGCTCACCGAACACAACTTCAGGCGGCGCGTAACGATGCGTTGTATTGGAGACAACGTTATGATGATTTATTGAGCCACTGCCataccagcagcagcagcagcagaaaaccTCGTGCTACTCATATCAGCCCTATACGCCGGCGGAGCCTCACACCAACGTTAGAAGGCGTGTTGGTAGCTCGAAGTCCATCTGCGCGTGCACCGCCATCATCAGTTGCTACGTCACCGGGGCGTGGTGTTATTGTTAAACCCATACGTGGCGGCGGAAGCAAGTTGGAACACGCCTTTGcgtaa
- a CDS encoding chaperone protein DNAj, putative encodes MRGIALALAPPSLLFVPKIQRRCFNVIQRGNDREVDSLFALLGFAGDNEAHRIRRTRAELRQGFMREAMKLKDPQNDKSDAAKLEKLREAYRLLSNDRFRVQYAAHHYASPDASLHLLVDGGQVAANFNPEHQSFNFVDHAISRAAMSPSSRSSSDKQRSFSDFTGQYNSVIGNTGCSTDARPYNAPEARAAINGASINFMLRISFDESVLGCTKTAVYEKNVSCQRCSGNGRMVLKRPRKCPQCRGRGSTHLPSATYHIERSCTYCNGDGVTPPPKCSGCRGAGVVPGHTVQVPVDIRPGTTNMTACRLRGMGHDGVRGGVAGDLIVTVLVQEHRVFHRDGLDLHMVLPITLSTALLGGMVSVPLLHGPFCTRVPPCVRNGQQIRLSGRGVTLDGSGVLTNAEEGIDADSSASKQEQQQRGDLYIHLLVVIPKGEELTGAQRSALEQFVVEQDGNGAEGVDDITPTALKRRFRHWLPGT; translated from the coding sequence ATGCGAGGCATTGCGTTGGCGCTGGCGCCACcatctcttttatttgtccCGAAAATTCAGCGGCGGTGCTTCAACGTCATACAACGTGGTAACGATCGCGAGGTGGATTCGCTTTTTGCACTGCTGGGCTTTGCTGGTGACAATGAGGCGCATCGCATACGCCGGACCCGTGCGGAACTGCGGCAGGGGTTTATGCGTGAAGCAATGAAGCTGAAAGACCCTCAAAATGACAAGAGCGACGCAGCCAAACTGGAAAAACTTAGAGAGGCGTATCGGTTGCTTTCCAATGATCGCTTTCGTGTGCAATACGCTGCGCATCACTACGCCTCCCCAGATGCCTCACTTCATCTTCTTGTGGACGGCGGCCAGGTTGCCGCTAACTTTAACCCTGAACATCAGTCGTTTAACTTTGTTGATCACGCCATCTCAAGAGCCGCTATGAGCCCCTCTTCCCGGTCATCGTCGGATAAACAGCGATCCTTCAGTGACTTTACTGGTCAGTATAATTCAGTGATAGGTAACACCGGTTGCTCAACCGACGCTCGTCCATATAACGCTCCTGAAGCCCGAGCCGCCATAAATGGCGCGAGTATTAATTTTATGTTGCGCATCTCATTCGATGAAAGTGTTCTCGGCTGTACCAAGACGGCTGTCtatgaaaaaaatgtttcaTGCCAGCGGTGTAGTGGTAATGGGCGAATGGTGCTCAAACGCCCTCGCAAATGCCCACAGTGTCGTGGTCGCGGCTCCACGCACCTTCCAAGCGCCACGTATCATATTGAGCGCTCATGCACGTATTGTAATGGCGACGGAGTGACACCTCCTCCGAAGTGTAGCGGGTGCCGAGGAGCCGGTGTTGTGCCCGGGCACACGGTTCAGGTTCCAGTTGATATCCGCCCCGGAACCACAAATATGACAGCGTGTCGCCTTCGTGGTATGGGACATGATGGTGTGCGTGGCGGTGTGGCAGGTGATCTTATTGTGACTGTGTTAGTTCAGGAACACCGCGTCTTTCACCGTGATGGTCTTGACTTACACATGGTGCTGCCCATTACTTTATCTACGGCATTATTGGGTGGTATGGTGTCTGTGCCTCTGCTTCATGGGCCTTTTTGCACACGGGTGCCACCATGTGTAAGAAATGGGCAACAAATAAGGCTTAGTGGAAGGGGTGTTACACTCGACGGTAGCGGAGTCCTCACCAATGCTGAAGAGGGGATTGATGCGGACAGTTCAGCTTCTAAAcaggaacaacagcaacgtgGTGATCTCTACATACATTTACTTGTCGTTATTCCTAAGGGTGAGGAATTAACTGGGGCGCAGAGGAGCGCTCTCGAACAATTTGTTGTTGAACAGGATGGCAATGGTGCTGAAGGTGTGGATGATATCACACCAACTGCCCTGAAGAGGCGGTTTCGGCACTGGCTGCCGGGTACGTAA
- a CDS encoding intergrin alpha chain protein, putative, giving the protein MACSTKRDASDIRDGRTERRLPAIPLDAWAFRRMAPQGSITPSGLITADVDGDGVEEVIIGTTEGQLLLLKMGYRTPVYSRTIPATISVVLYSAKTLRLLLVTLEGQCEVIEGFITGSKTIACSSRGGSTTSSRKRDEDATAGVMGSEMCSGGSHSGVYSECLDKEYQPCGVSYIFSIPPNCICGDIGADEKSGEGNIVFLGSYDGHVYVYSVSPLGERLGLLFLHSHVSSIKSFIVPANGTALPPSTEDHLTCAESSSTTTASFTMETWRRCSLLLVCCSQRIVLLGASREEIMHWQGHHQPRTVSMVGYVCEGCAATSACMRPTDAVGSLTIGMETPLSDSSTSLNKTAPLEPKWQFPLYHLSKSNVHLPTEEGGRQVAPQEESTAELHAPWLLPWKYSQHQGSSNATVTTLEIQQCRHSYQRQHDSVASTSTTHDHGESSPKVNDADVIIRSPAAVDVATAPHAAQFAVATEDGRWFIFEMLLAGSSIGTASPGRIGDGPVEGSTSSFRGTVVCLMSGCVQDAGFVERVRVVNVGNDGFQAIFLSMDGTCYALDAHKNTVVTSRVKAGALSFTVMGCASENGEAGSPAGNTAAAAMRQNEALSSLAPCGFSLVSVAVDEVVVLSIGGESHEWTPPTGAHGLVRDRGSSALQTRISTNEGGRGIHEGGEQSNRKLLDQTENDAPDEDAVMLKLGTLLLRGSHNPGDVERFSEEYRRFVARKFCAFGLTQKEWRMLQQLGE; this is encoded by the coding sequence ATGGCATGCAGTACCAAAAGGGATGCGAGCGATATTCGAGACGGGAGAACTGAGCGGCGATTACCGGCCATTCCCCTCGATGCGTGGGCATTCCGCCGTATGGCACCTCAAGGCTCCATCACCCCAAGTGGCCTCATCACCGCAGATGTGGATGGTGACggtgtggaagaggtaaTTATTGGCACAACAGAGGGgcagttgctgttgttgaagATGGGTTACAGGACACCCGTGTATTCTCGAACGATTCCTGCCACAATTTCTGTGGTTCTTTATAGCGCAAAGACGCTTCGTCTCCTTTTGGTGACGCTGGAAGGACAATGTGAAGTGATAGAGGGATTCATTACTGGCAGTAAAACTATAGCCTGCTCATCTCGTGGTGGGTCTACGACATCTTCTCGCAAGAGGGATGAAGATGCAACCGCCGGTGTCATGGGTTCGGAGATGTGTTCTGGGGGAAGCCACAGCGGGGTCTACAGTGAATGTTTGGACAAGGAGTATCAACCCTGTGGGGTCTCTTACATCTTTTCCATCCCGCCAAACTGCATTTGCGGTGATATTGGCGCCGATGAGAAAAGCGGCGAGGGAAACATTGTTTTCTTGGGATCATATGATGGTCATGTGTACGTTTATTCCGTTTCGCCTCTTGGTGAACGGCTTgggttgctttttcttcactcccATGTTTCCTCCATAAAATCGTTTATTGTGCCGGCCAACGGGACTGCACTGCCACCTTCCACAGAGGACCACCTTACGTGCGCGGAAAGCAGCAGCACTACTACAGCATCATTTACGATGGAAACCTGGCGCAGATGCTCCTTATTGCTCGTCTGCTGCAGCCAGCGTATCGTATTGCTTGGCGCCTCTCGGGAGGAAATAATGCACTGGCAGGGGCACCATCAACCTCGAACGGTTTCGATGGTTGGGTACGTGTGTGAGGGATGTGCAGCAACCTCGGCGTGCATGCGACCCACAGATGCTGTAGGCTCTTTGACTATAGGAATGGAGACTCCGCTTTCTGACAGTAGCACTTCTTTAAACAAAACGGCACCATTGGAACCCAAGTGGCAGTTTCCACTTTATCATTTGTCGAAGAGTAATGTACATCTTCCCACCGAGGAAGGTGGTAGACAGGTGGCCCCTCAGGAGGAAAGTACCGCCGAGTTGCACGCTCCGTGGTTGTTGCCCTGGAAATATTCGCAACATCAAGGCAGCTCAAATGCCACGGTGACAACACTGGAAATTCAACAGTGTCGCCATTCTTATCAGCGGCAGCATGACAGTGTTGCCAGCACCAGCACAACACATGACCATGGGGAATCATCTCCTAAGGTTAATGACGCGGACGTGATTATTCGCTCACCTGCAGCTGTAGATGTAGCAACTGCGCCACATGCTGCGCAGTTCGCCGTTGCCACGGAGGACGGTCGTTGGTTCATATTCGAAATGTTGCTCGCAGGTTCGAGCATTGGAACGGCTTCCCCGGGGCGAATAGGGGATGGGCCGGTTGAAGGCTCCACATCTTCATTCCGTGGGACGGTTGTGTGTTTAATGTCGGGTTGTGTCCAAGATGCCGGATTCGTTGAACGTGTTCGCGTCGTCAATGTAGGAAACGATGGGTTCCAGGCAATCTTCCTTTCCATGGACGGGACCTGTTATGCCCTTGATGCGCACAAAAATACCGTTGTCACATCACGGGTGAAGGCGGGTGCGCTTTCCTTTACCGTGATGGGGTGTGCTTCAGAAAATGGGGAAGCTGGATCCCCTGCCGGTAacactgccgctgctgcaatgCGTCAGAATGAGGCGCTCTCCAGTCTTGCTCCATGCGGATTTTCTCTCGTTagtgttgctgttgatgaGGTGGTGGTTTTGTCAATTGGTGGTGAATCGCATGAGTGGACTCCACCAACAGGTGCGCATGGTTTAGTTCGTGATCGTGGGTCCTCGGCGCTTCAAACGCGCATATCTACGAATGAGGGCGGTCGTGGTATCCATGAAGGTGGTGAACAGTCAAATCGAAAGCTCCTTGACCAAACGGAAAACGATGCACCCGATGAAGATGCTGTAATGTTGAAGCTCGGCACCCTGCTTCTAAGAGGTAGCCATAACCCCGGGGATGTTGAGCGTTTCTCGGAGGAGTACCGGCGTTTTGTTGCTCGGAAGTTTTGTGCGTTTGGCCTCACACAAAAGGAGTGGAGGATGCTTCAGCAGCTGGGCGAGTAG
- a CDS encoding cytidine triphosphate synthase, putative, which produces MEGSATAKAYMLPSPELRPVSGTGACKYIVVTGGVCSSLGKGVTTSATGALLRAEGYQVCSIKIDPYINMDAGLMSPYEHGEVYVLDDGGEVDLDLGNYERWMSVQLRREHNITTGKVYQKLINKERQGGFLGKTVQLVPHFTNDVVESIFRVSQSPVDESGAQPEICMIELGGTVGDMESQPFVEALRRLRCLVGPDEFCLMHTTYLPVFGGSQKTKPTQHSTRTLLSMGLQPDILICRSENRLTPDAKEKLSNLCGVRSGDIVSAPNVSCLYEVPVVFTEDGLVDRLVEKLRLVKRTPATDVPRIDTYKTYVKILRNMSNPTVRIAFVGKYLQDAGDTYFSVLQCFEHCQIALQVRLDILYVDSEELEGPNADEARKALLGCDGIFVPGGFGNRGVDGKCAAAQVARMNNIPYFGVCLGMQVAVIELSRNVVGWSDANSEEFNKESTHQVVRIMDCDRNKMGANMHLGACDVHIVEKSSIMAKIYSKSNIVVERHRHRYEVNTAYFEDLRKAGLCISAVTDPTFSSRCRVEAVENPSLRFFLAVQFHPEFISTPMDPAPTYLSFMAAAAKKDYVWPQKCSQRRLKQA; this is translated from the coding sequence ATGGAAGGCAGTGCAACTGCGAAAGCGTATATGCTTCCGTCACCAGAACTACGCCCAGTGAGTGGGACGGGTGCTTGCAAGTACATTGTGGTTACTGGTGGGGTATGCAGCTCCCTTGGAAAGGGAGTAACAACATCAGCTACAGGAGCACTTCTGCGCGCTGAAGGATATCAGGTGTGCAGTATAAAAATTGATCCCTACATTAATATGGATGCGGGGCTTATGAGCCCCTACGAACATGGTGAAGTATATGTTCTTGATGACGGAGGGGAAGTAGATCTCGATCTTGGAAACTATGAGCGTTGGATGTCTGTTCAGTTGCGGCGTGAGCACAACATCACGACCGGTAAGGTCTACCAGAAACTCATAAACAAGGAACGTCAAGGGGGTTTCTTGGGTAAAACCGTGCAGTTGGTTCCGCATTTCACAAATGATGTCGTTGAGTCCATTTTTAGAGTATCTCAGAGCCCAGTTGATGAAAGTGGTGCCCAACCTGAAATATGCATGATTGAGCTTGGTGGTACAGTGGGTGATATGGAGTCTCAACCCTTTGTTGAGGCGTTGCGTCGGCTTCGCTGCTTAGTGGGGCCGGATGAATTTTGTTTAATGCACACGACATACCTACCGGTATTTGGCGGATCACAGAAGACAAAACCAACTCAACACAGCACGCGCACTCTTCTCTCTATGGGCCTACAACCCGATATTTTGATATGCCGAAGTGAAAACCGACTGACTCCTGATGCGAAGGAGAAGCTGAGCAATTTGTGTGGAGTGCGATCTGGTGATATCGTGTCTGCCCCGAATGTGAGTTGCCTCTATGAGGTTCCCGTTGTTTTTACTGAGGATGGCTTGGTTGATCGGCTGGTTGAAAAGCTCAGACTTGTGAAGAGGACACCAGCCACCGATGTGCCTCGTATTGACACATACAAAACTTACGTTAAGATCCTTCGCAACATGAGTAACCCAACTGTGCGTATTGCCTTCGTTGGAAAGTACTTGCAGGACGCCGGGGATACGTACTTTTCAGTTCTTCAATGCTTTGAACACTGCCAAATTGCCCTGCAAGTGCGTCTTGACATTCTTTACGTAGACTCCGAGGAACTTGAGGGTCCTAATGCGGATGAGGCTCGAAAAGCACTTCTCGGTTGTGACGGCATATTTGTTCCGGGTGGTTTTGGTAATCGGGGAGTGGACGGCAAGTGTGCTGCTGCTCAAGTAGCTCGTATGAACAATATTCCTTATTTTGGTGTGTGTCTTGGCATGCAAGTAGCAGTTATTGAACTCAGCCGCAATGTAGTGGGTTGGTCAGATGCCAATAGTGAAGAGTTCAACAAAGAAAGCACCCATCAGGTGGTTCGCATCATGGATTGTGATCGTAACAAAATGGGTGCCAACATGCACCTCGGCGCTTGTGATGTTCACATCGTTGAGAAGTCATCCATCATGGCTAAGATTTACTCGAAATCAAACATTGTTGTTGAACGACACCGCCACCGTTATGAAGTAAACACCGCTTACTTTGAAGATTTGCGTAAGGCTGGGCTTTGCATCAGTGCCGTGACGGACCCCACATTTTCCTCTCGCTGTCGTGTTGAGGCTGTGGAGAATCCGTCGTTACGCTTTTTTCTCGCAGTGCAATTTCACCCCGAGTTTATTTCAACCCCAATGGATCCCGCGCCAACATATTTGTCGTTTatggcagcagcagccaagAAGGATTACGTCTGGCCGCAAAAGTGTTCTCAACGCCGGCTGAAACAGGCGTAA
- a CDS encoding homocysteine S-methyltransferase, putative — protein MKDISCPTGETGSIFEKSKKFHHFFTMDGAVGTLVERCGLDPSKMGSMWSTSALITDEEIVRYVHKSYLDVGADVILTNTYQMHAAGCAQAGVTMNEVVNTAVRVLCDGITPERAAATKEAKVWAQHVMNNKRSEFVDVFAPLFYGPRDDASKCPVLVGGSLGSYGASLGNAQEYRGEYEVNEDIIRDYYVGRFMAFVNHVDEKEAHLKVDFIMIETIPLLNEAIEIFTWLKYQKEDETLRSAPVCLSFISCLREPRPDVTVDDATLNEWWLAAESNIRLIDGNTFEKAFNSLMELQLPQLVGFGTNCCSPLEASVVASAFLKKKKHKVTDPSLALFLYSNSGENFKEGEWHWGGQLPRGSHSPTSSPKETLPFTTLQRLMLCCEADVRTAAFFAHQLLLQRPEADDWLFDIIICGGCCRSTPEDIAMIRSLV, from the coding sequence ATGAAGGACATTAGTTGCCCTACGGGGGAAACCGGCTCGATATTTGAGAAATCCAAGAAGTTTCATCATTTCTTTACGATGGATGGAGCTGTGGGGACATTGGTGGAAAGATGTGGTTTGGATCCATCTAAAATGGGTTCCATGTGGTCAACATCTGCACTTATCACGGATGAAGAAATAGTTCGTTACGTTCATAAATCCTACTTGGATGTGGGGGCCGATGTTATTTTAACAAATACTTATCAAATGCACGCCGCTGGATGTGCTCAGGCGGGAGTAACCATGAATGAAGTGGTAAACACCGCCGTCCGTGTTTTGTGCGACGGCATCACGCCTGAACGTGCGGCGGCAACAAAAGAGGCAAAAGTATGGGCTCAACATGTTATGAATAACAAAAGAAGCGAATTCGTAGATGTGTttgctcctcttttttatgGACCACGAGATGATGCATCAAAATGCCCGGTGTTGGTTGGTGGTAGTCTCGGATCATATGGAGCTTCACTCGGGAATGCGCAGGAATACCGTGGGGAATATGAGGTTAATGAAGACATCATCAGGGATTATTATGTAGGGAGGTTTATGGCCTTTGTGAACCATGTGGATGAGAAGGAGGCCCACTTGAAGGTGGATTTCATCATGATTGAAACAATTCCATTGTTAAATGAAGCAATAGAAATCTTTACATGGCTGAAATATCAGAAGGAAGATGAGACACTTCGGTCGGCACCGGTGTGTTTgtcatttatttcttgtttacGGGAACCGCGTCCTGACGTGACTGTTGATGATGCCACTTTGAATGAATGGTGGCTGGCGGCGGAATCAAACATCCGTCTTATTGATGGCAATACGTTTGAGAAGGCGTTTAATTCTCTAATGGAACTTCAGTTACCGCAGCTGGTTGGGTTTGGAACCAACTGCTGTAGTCCTCTTGAAGCGAGTGTCGTTGCAAGTGCTTttctcaaaaagaaaaagcataaGGTGACGGACCCATCACTAGCGCTATTTTTGTATTCAAATTCTGGCGAAAACTTCAAGGAGGGGGAATGGCATTGGGGCGGTCAATTACCACGGGGTTCACATTCACCAACATCCAGCCCTAAGGAAACATTACCATTTACAACATTACAGAGATTAATGTTGTGTTGCGAAGCTGATGTCCGCACCGCTGCTTTTTTTGCACATCAGTTACTGCTTCAAAGGCCCGAAGCGGACGATTGGCTTTTCGATATTATCATCTGCGGCGGTTGTTGTCGTTCAACTCCTGAAGATATTGCTATGATACGCAGTTTAGTGTGa